Proteins encoded by one window of Synechococcus sp. WH 7805:
- a CDS encoding peroxidase family protein: protein MAQNKQSKDFQNNSKKFIEEEFKAEFGTDISGVEINRTTELKQDFALGKADLSMLLDKFMMDDVRIVEVDDGGSPFERISSVNNYPGRGSRSQGTIDKAVAQLGEDNSPTAVEGYIQSFGPDGRPFPNSRQVSNTISDQGEWFMPEEAGYNNLFMGTGQYIDHGLDLIPKQSGEDADKMTVFLPKQDPLRNKSFDFNGQPVKSLQLLNAAEPIEGTDAPGEGEFQNVKTPFFDQDQSYGANIEINSYLREKDADGNFTARLLNSYWSATSDLRFFREYTGDVASLPSFYDVIINSAQRLGYASQSELKNLVDSLLDSRSLYFSDQVVREWDRQVRGQELGNKVTGDPRVDVITLNIAGKDKTFSVMEELENLRAQRSQFFAQLSAGSSNGTDFEQVFSMLIGDASPLANYSAFSALGHKISGDARTNENSQLMAITEVFLRNHNHLVDRIEDQLAQVAAEYDSLEQVRQEAPGLEHIVALAKGWDIEHANAEGQTLTLDAAQAVFAMARTVNNAGYQRMIADQYLVHATGGIPFGISEAQDRDLMPDTDRLMPQEIILNEHGFNGVHPEVNPNISTEFAGAAFRYGHSQIYSELNGAKIEELEELIRVTELIEKPLIDAFINPALYGELGGAEGIIAANVHERSQAVDTLVVDAVRNMLVGQPNDLLAFNVERANDMGLPTLQEFRRSVSELFLETGIGNELQSGASDVSAGIFAPGSERNEFLRRMKPYENWEDFSKNLRDTDLVFDFMALYGGPDAALDNSIGLDNVSLYVGGLAEKQVKTPTGEGLMHSLMGNTFTFLLIDSFDRAQDRDEEYYKISIPGSETLRQLGHQTWTAMIQTALGDGAQYVHQDTFRVAKIDTLADGTKDFVAVNERDWDGNAFNRIIAGNELNNVIQGSSGAAKKGFETRVASDDIRGGAGDDIINALGGEDWVYGQDGADQLRGGDDLDLDHIFGGNDNDTLYGQTEDALFGENNDDYLLRLSGSGLHDAGLGHDLVLAGDLFDVVFGDSGAADALNVEGNDILFGGAGPDEVAGGGGDDIVVGDGSGGPGEEFGDILFGDGAAPTFNAEMLARAWENRNRRGKIVKTLLPLKTEIGYGVLVGGINPLTGEAFTSEQITAFREYIEGTRKIVDPDDPGERGPRPTMVVMPYVGPTGNDTIYAGKHHDIEALLSNQVDAEELTAWMERNGYIDVAVEEPPVAEVVEPLVEDPTLPTDLIFADGGDDTIYTDGSDSTYVFGGPGYDTLVAEVSPQDGVQSVAVDLSSLNPWGAEGVATRDALETLDQFFGIEHVVLDKAAYKQFGANSFVFNTPESGLKVEFQPDERHSVLLTSADEVSQSLKVSNANDFDFTRDSGDNTAVLKLGGEVGKYSIDFDGQALNVEWRSSGVKSFQGIDKVVYQSNGVVKHVQLADMTLEVDGHFDLGTELIDGGFSNLVRAGSTITQTNSWSNIAGFKVKDLSLENFSSDIAQVSAVFANGETFLETLPVDRSVEVTATFKVNDDAVGEILSTSGDAGAGYELTTKSWNSWDTRDISNLHVRHLVTFQGDLNLDGRVNNKDVDFLQNAINAGTNPSQADANFDGIVNVNDFEVIEQDMLIPRRVRNQAFSDLFPEGNLDVADVEFLFVQEPLIWDSTAFTEQLGVNTPDLINGGLFTPSGVDEFSPNADSNVLV from the coding sequence ATTACCCCGGAAGGGGTAGTCGTTCTCAAGGAACGATTGATAAAGCAGTGGCTCAGCTTGGAGAGGATAATTCTCCTACAGCCGTTGAAGGATATATTCAGAGTTTTGGTCCGGACGGAAGACCTTTCCCTAATTCTCGTCAAGTCAGCAACACGATTTCTGACCAGGGTGAGTGGTTCATGCCGGAAGAGGCCGGTTATAACAATCTCTTTATGGGCACTGGTCAATACATTGACCATGGCTTGGACCTGATTCCTAAACAGTCAGGTGAAGATGCAGATAAGATGACCGTTTTCCTGCCAAAGCAGGATCCTTTGCGAAATAAATCATTTGACTTTAATGGCCAGCCCGTCAAGTCGCTCCAACTTCTGAATGCAGCCGAACCTATTGAAGGCACTGATGCGCCTGGTGAAGGGGAATTCCAGAATGTCAAGACGCCTTTCTTTGACCAAGATCAATCCTATGGAGCAAATATTGAAATAAATAGCTATCTGCGTGAAAAAGATGCCGATGGTAATTTCACTGCAAGACTCCTTAATTCATACTGGTCAGCGACGAGTGATTTACGCTTTTTCAGAGAGTACACAGGGGATGTTGCTTCTCTCCCTAGCTTTTACGATGTCATCATCAATTCAGCCCAACGCTTGGGGTATGCATCACAGTCAGAGCTAAAGAATCTCGTTGATAGTCTGCTTGATAGCCGCTCTCTTTATTTCTCTGATCAAGTGGTCCGTGAGTGGGATCGCCAAGTTCGTGGTCAGGAATTGGGAAATAAAGTCACTGGAGATCCGCGGGTTGATGTCATTACTCTCAATATTGCAGGTAAAGACAAAACTTTTTCAGTGATGGAGGAGTTAGAGAACCTTCGAGCACAGCGTTCTCAATTTTTTGCTCAATTATCAGCAGGATCGAGCAACGGTACCGATTTTGAGCAAGTCTTTTCGATGCTGATTGGTGATGCAAGCCCCCTTGCGAATTACAGTGCTTTTTCAGCGCTCGGCCATAAAATTTCGGGTGATGCACGGACCAATGAGAATTCACAACTCATGGCCATCACAGAAGTCTTTTTGCGCAATCACAATCATCTTGTAGATCGTATTGAAGACCAGTTAGCTCAAGTTGCTGCAGAGTATGATTCGCTTGAGCAGGTAAGGCAAGAAGCACCTGGTTTAGAGCATATTGTCGCTTTGGCAAAGGGTTGGGATATTGAGCATGCCAATGCAGAGGGGCAGACACTGACGCTTGACGCCGCTCAAGCGGTGTTCGCAATGGCGCGTACTGTTAATAATGCTGGGTATCAGCGCATGATCGCTGATCAATATTTAGTGCATGCAACGGGTGGTATTCCTTTTGGTATTTCTGAGGCTCAGGATCGGGATCTGATGCCTGACACAGACCGGTTAATGCCACAAGAAATCATTCTCAATGAGCACGGATTTAACGGTGTTCATCCTGAGGTCAATCCTAATATTTCGACTGAGTTTGCCGGCGCTGCATTCCGTTATGGACATTCACAAATTTATTCTGAACTGAATGGAGCCAAGATTGAGGAATTGGAGGAATTGATTCGTGTCACGGAATTGATTGAAAAGCCTCTAATTGACGCTTTTATTAATCCAGCTCTTTACGGTGAGCTTGGTGGGGCAGAGGGAATTATCGCTGCCAATGTTCATGAGCGTTCCCAGGCTGTCGATACTCTGGTTGTCGATGCAGTTCGGAATATGCTTGTTGGACAGCCTAATGATTTGCTGGCCTTTAATGTTGAGCGGGCGAATGACATGGGTTTGCCGACTCTCCAAGAATTTCGTCGGTCGGTCAGCGAGTTGTTCTTAGAGACTGGTATTGGTAACGAACTCCAGTCTGGGGCTTCTGATGTTTCAGCTGGTATTTTTGCGCCTGGCTCGGAGCGTAATGAGTTTCTTCGGCGAATGAAGCCTTACGAGAATTGGGAGGACTTTTCTAAGAATCTCCGTGATACCGATCTTGTTTTCGATTTCATGGCCCTGTATGGAGGTCCCGATGCCGCCCTGGATAATAGTATTGGTTTAGATAATGTTTCGCTCTACGTGGGTGGACTTGCTGAGAAGCAAGTGAAAACCCCAACTGGTGAAGGGCTCATGCACAGCCTGATGGGGAATACATTTACATTCTTGCTGATTGATAGTTTTGATCGAGCACAAGATAGAGATGAAGAATATTACAAAATCAGTATTCCGGGCTCAGAGACATTGAGGCAACTGGGTCACCAGACCTGGACTGCAATGATTCAAACGGCACTGGGGGATGGAGCTCAATATGTCCATCAAGATACGTTCCGTGTTGCAAAGATCGATACCCTCGCTGATGGCACGAAGGATTTCGTTGCAGTGAATGAGCGTGATTGGGATGGCAATGCGTTTAATCGCATTATCGCGGGCAATGAACTGAATAATGTTATTCAGGGCAGTAGCGGAGCAGCGAAGAAAGGATTTGAGACGCGTGTAGCATCTGATGATATTCGTGGTGGTGCTGGTGATGACATTATCAATGCCCTTGGTGGTGAAGATTGGGTTTACGGCCAAGACGGTGCAGATCAACTTCGGGGAGGAGATGATCTCGACTTGGATCATATCTTTGGTGGTAATGATAATGACACTCTTTATGGACAAACCGAGGACGCTCTATTTGGTGAGAACAATGATGACTACCTGCTTCGCCTCAGCGGTTCTGGTCTCCATGATGCTGGCCTAGGCCATGATCTAGTTCTTGCAGGTGATCTGTTCGACGTTGTCTTTGGTGACTCTGGGGCTGCAGATGCCCTTAACGTGGAGGGCAATGACATTCTCTTTGGTGGGGCTGGGCCAGATGAGGTTGCCGGTGGTGGTGGTGACGACATCGTCGTTGGTGATGGTTCAGGCGGTCCTGGTGAAGAGTTTGGAGACATTCTCTTTGGCGATGGTGCGGCTCCTACCTTCAATGCCGAGATGCTTGCTCGTGCCTGGGAAAACCGTAATCGAAGAGGCAAAATTGTTAAGACCCTTCTGCCTCTCAAGACTGAAATTGGATATGGCGTTCTCGTTGGCGGAATCAATCCTTTAACTGGTGAGGCTTTTACTTCAGAACAGATCACTGCTTTCCGCGAATATATCGAAGGTACGCGTAAGATTGTTGATCCTGATGATCCTGGTGAGCGCGGTCCAAGACCAACGATGGTGGTGATGCCTTATGTCGGTCCAACTGGTAACGACACGATTTACGCCGGTAAGCATCATGACATTGAAGCTCTTCTCTCTAATCAAGTTGATGCTGAGGAATTAACAGCTTGGATGGAGCGTAACGGCTATATCGACGTTGCAGTAGAGGAACCACCCGTTGCTGAAGTGGTAGAACCGCTTGTAGAAGATCCGACGCTTCCGACTGATCTTATCTTTGCAGATGGAGGCGATGACACTATTTATACCGACGGTTCTGACTCAACTTATGTCTTTGGTGGTCCTGGGTACGACACCTTAGTGGCTGAAGTTTCACCTCAAGATGGTGTTCAAAGTGTTGCTGTTGATCTTTCATCTCTGAATCCATGGGGTGCAGAGGGTGTGGCCACTAGAGACGCTCTCGAAACTCTTGATCAATTCTTTGGCATTGAGCATGTCGTTTTGGATAAGGCGGCATACAAGCAGTTTGGAGCAAATTCATTTGTATTTAATACACCGGAGTCTGGTCTCAAGGTTGAATTTCAACCTGATGAAAGACATAGTGTGCTGTTAACGTCTGCTGATGAAGTTTCTCAGTCTTTGAAGGTGTCCAATGCCAATGATTTCGATTTTACCCGCGATAGCGGAGACAACACCGCAGTTTTAAAGCTTGGTGGTGAAGTTGGCAAATACTCGATTGATTTTGATGGACAGGCCTTGAATGTTGAATGGCGCAGCTCAGGTGTTAAGTCATTCCAAGGCATTGATAAAGTCGTTTATCAAAGCAATGGTGTTGTTAAACATGTTCAACTCGCTGACATGACGCTTGAAGTCGATGGTCATTTTGATCTAGGCACCGAGCTGATTGACGGTGGATTCTCGAACTTGGTTCGAGCCGGCTCGACCATTACTCAAACGAATTCTTGGTCGAATATTGCTGGATTTAAAGTGAAAGACCTGTCGCTCGAGAATTTTAGTAGTGATATCGCGCAGGTTTCTGCTGTGTTCGCTAACGGTGAAACTTTCTTAGAGACGCTTCCGGTCGATCGCTCTGTTGAAGTAACAGCAACGTTTAAGGTCAACGATGATGCTGTTGGTGAAATATTAAGCACCTCTGGTGATGCCGGTGCCGGCTATGAACTGACCACGAAGTCTTGGAATAGCTGGGATACTCGAGATATCAGTAATCTACATGTTAGGCATCTGGTGACTTTCCAGGGTGATCTTAATCTGGATGGTCGTGTTAATAATAAAGATGTTGACTTCTTGCAGAATGCAATCAATGCCGGTACTAATCCATCCCAAGCTGATGCCAACTTTGACGGCATTGTGAATGTCAATGATTTCGAGGTCATTGAGCAAGACATGTTGATTCCACGCCGTGTACGTAACCAAGCTTTCTCTGATCTTTTCCCAGAGGGAAATCTCGATGTCGCCGATGTCGAATTCTTGTTCGTGCAAGAACCACTCATTTGGGATAGCACCGCTTTCACGGAGCAATTGGGTGTGAATACACCTGATTTGATTAATGGAGGTTTGTTCACTCCATCTGGCGTTGATGAATTCTCCCCTAATGCTGACAGTAATGTCCTGGTATGA